A stretch of Heterodontus francisci isolate sHetFra1 chromosome 1, sHetFra1.hap1, whole genome shotgun sequence DNA encodes these proteins:
- the LOC137376335 gene encoding exosome complex component RRP40-like, protein MARCAEQAVGEVVLAGDVLTFSSASGEKVLCGPGLRRQGHGQVSGHGLAACKSGIVRHKEPSVYWVDSQQKRYVPAKGEYVIGIVTTKSGDIFKVDVGGSEQASLSYLAFEGATKRNRPNVQVGDLVFAQFVVANKDMEPELVCIDSCGRSNGMGVIGPDGLLFKVSLSIARKLLSPSCEVLKNLGELYPFEIVIGVNGRIWVKARTIKHTLLVANVLESYGNMTTEQRKHVFKKLSENVP, encoded by the exons ATGGCGCGTTGTGCGGAGCAGGCAGTCGGGGAGGTGGTGCTGGCTGGGGACGTACTGACATTCTCATCCGCCTCGGGTGAGAAAGTTCTGTGCGGACCCGGCCTGCGGCGGCAGGGACACGGGCAGGTCTCCGGCCACGGCCTGGCTGCCTGCAAATCCGGAATTGTGAGGCACAAGGAGCCCTCCGTCTACTGGGTGGATTCGCAGCAGAAGCGG TATGTACCAGCTAAAGGAGAATATGTGATCGGAATTGTGACCACCAAGTCTGGTGACATATTTAAAGTTGATGTTGGAGGAAGTGAGCAAGCCTCTTTGTCATATTTAGCATTTGAAGGAGCTACAAAGCGGAACCGACCAAATGTCCAA GTTGGAGATCTTGTTTTTGCACAGTTTGTTGTGGCCAATAAAGATATGGAACCAGAACTGGTTTGCATTGACAGCTGTGGCCGATCCAACGGGATGGGAGTGATTGGACCAGATGGATTATTATTTAAAGTTTCACTGAGTATTGCACGCAA GCTACTTTCTCCAAGCTGTGAAGTCTTGAAGAATCTCGGAGAATTGTACCCTTTTGAGATCGTGATTGGAGTGAATGGACGGATATGGGTAAAAGCCAGAACAATTAAGCATACTTTGCTAGTAGCTAATGTATTGGAGAGCTATGGGAACATGACCACAGAGCAAAGGAAACATGTTTTCAAAAAACTGTCTGAAAACGTGCCATGA